A single genomic interval of Brevibacillus brevis harbors:
- a CDS encoding molecular chaperone HscC → MTTIGIDLGTTNSLVAYWTENGPVLIPNALGETLTPSVVSVDENGEILIGKIARERLLTHPDRTASTFKRFMGTEKRYQLGRYSLSAEDLSSFVIKSLKADAEAHLGHPVHEAVISVPAYFNDTQRKATKRAAELAGLKVERLISEPTAAAISYGLHQEESETQFLVFDLGGGTFDVSILEMFEGVMEVKSIAGDNFLGGEDFTDLIASYFIEAHRLDINSLDSKTRSSIHKQAELCKRAMFSDQEGKMSVNIQGALVETTLSRNQLENLAFPLLQRLRQPIERALRDASISPRELDAIVLIGGATRMPLIKSIVSKIFGQLPYSHINPDEAVALGTAIQAALKERNQALNELVLTDVCPYTLGTGIVQTMANGKHEDGYFFPIIERNTPIPVSRVERLYTVNDYQRSILVDVYQGESRRVEHNLKLGELNVKVPPAKKGEESIDVRYTYDINGILEVEVTVVSTGVKTKAVIEKSPGSLSKKEIEERFQALQNIKIHPRERTENRLLLAKGERMYEEALGEDRMIIANYLRRFESVLSTQNERDIAKAAEELKQQLDMFEGWNEY, encoded by the coding sequence ATGACCACCATTGGAATTGATTTGGGCACGACAAACAGTCTGGTGGCCTACTGGACTGAGAATGGACCCGTGCTCATTCCAAACGCGCTCGGAGAAACACTGACTCCTTCTGTAGTCAGCGTCGATGAGAACGGCGAGATCTTGATTGGAAAAATCGCCCGAGAGCGCCTCTTAACTCACCCTGATCGGACTGCTTCTACCTTCAAACGGTTTATGGGGACAGAAAAAAGGTACCAATTGGGGAGATATTCCCTTTCTGCCGAAGATCTTTCCTCGTTTGTGATTAAATCGTTGAAGGCGGATGCTGAGGCTCATTTAGGGCACCCCGTTCACGAAGCGGTTATCAGTGTGCCTGCCTATTTCAACGACACACAACGCAAAGCAACGAAACGAGCAGCAGAGCTTGCTGGGCTGAAAGTAGAACGCTTGATTAGCGAACCGACTGCCGCCGCGATCTCATATGGCCTCCATCAGGAGGAATCCGAGACACAATTCCTCGTATTCGATTTAGGTGGCGGAACGTTTGACGTTTCTATTTTGGAAATGTTCGAAGGTGTGATGGAAGTAAAATCAATCGCTGGAGACAACTTTTTGGGCGGCGAAGACTTTACCGATCTGATTGCCTCTTATTTTATAGAAGCCCATCGACTCGACATCAACTCGCTTGACAGCAAAACACGTTCGTCCATCCACAAACAAGCTGAGTTGTGCAAGCGCGCTATGTTTTCCGACCAAGAAGGGAAAATGAGTGTCAATATTCAGGGAGCGCTGGTTGAAACGACTCTCAGCCGGAATCAACTGGAAAATCTCGCGTTTCCTCTGCTGCAACGACTTCGTCAGCCGATCGAGCGTGCATTGCGAGACGCATCCATCTCCCCTCGGGAACTGGACGCAATCGTGCTTATTGGCGGTGCAACGCGCATGCCTCTTATCAAATCCATCGTAAGCAAAATATTTGGCCAACTGCCCTATTCGCATATTAATCCTGATGAGGCTGTTGCATTGGGAACAGCGATTCAGGCAGCACTCAAGGAACGCAACCAGGCGTTAAACGAGCTTGTTTTGACCGATGTTTGCCCATACACACTCGGTACGGGTATTGTACAAACCATGGCAAACGGCAAACACGAGGATGGCTACTTTTTTCCGATCATCGAGCGCAATACGCCCATCCCGGTCAGCCGGGTAGAACGGCTATATACCGTTAACGATTATCAACGCTCCATTCTCGTTGATGTATATCAAGGGGAAAGCCGACGTGTCGAACATAACCTCAAGCTTGGCGAATTGAATGTAAAAGTTCCCCCTGCCAAAAAGGGCGAGGAGTCTATCGATGTTCGTTATACATATGACATCAACGGAATTCTGGAAGTCGAAGTGACTGTCGTCTCTACAGGCGTTAAAACCAAGGCCGTCATCGAAAAAAGTCCAGGTAGCCTATCAAAAAAAGAAATTGAGGAGCGTTTTCAAGCTCTTCAAAACATTAAAATCCACCCTAGAGAGCGAACCGAAAATCGATTACTTCTGGCAAAAGGCGAACGTATGTATGAGGAAGCGTTGGGCGAAGACCGGATGATCATTGCGAATTACTTACGCCGCTTCGAAAGTGTCCTCTCCACCCAAAATGAAAGAGACATCGCCAAAGCAGCAGAAGAATTAAAGCAGCAACTGGACATGTTTGAAGGGTGGAATGAGTATTAA
- a CDS encoding SMI1/KNR4 family protein yields the protein MQQRMEKWFEAWKLLMHDMERQGAQVWPLTIEPPAALEEIERREESLGIRFPATIRTILLTGSSQVQINWSLPSRALDPFSLSGDLGWSLDAFEWPYFGGDEADEDEKRYLCFHVGGNGDMLLIDLSTGADDPPVYSWGHETDEFLLLGKSFTEFVERVTELGCIGAECWNYEALAGVEGLDVEGQVAQEWKEWLQIYRTLTFEEAAQDFEKLVLFAKMHGAGDSRIQEAFVQYDWEPILHKWVAQIEQETSSSNLLLWCQLIVETVGKKAGSWVRSLWESEPHYERIGSSLRAYVAAACLPEEEGLQRVLAEMDEVVARKECLVGYAANSHLHHFRSREVILWMEPHVAYPIEGWDELFAVSRPQWDDLIRWLDGNEAQRQIALSAWGKMLASGESPSGEANWQEINRLLDVAYEKAILRKEKERVDRIRASLEIAKH from the coding sequence ATGCAGCAGCGAATGGAAAAATGGTTTGAAGCGTGGAAATTACTTATGCACGATATGGAGCGACAAGGTGCTCAGGTTTGGCCGCTCACGATAGAACCACCAGCGGCGCTGGAAGAAATCGAAAGAAGAGAGGAAAGTCTCGGGATCCGCTTTCCCGCGACGATCCGTACTATTTTGCTTACGGGCAGCAGTCAAGTTCAAATAAATTGGTCGTTGCCATCTCGAGCGTTAGATCCTTTTTCACTCAGTGGAGATTTGGGATGGTCATTGGATGCATTTGAGTGGCCGTACTTTGGTGGAGACGAAGCGGATGAGGACGAGAAAAGGTATCTTTGTTTTCACGTCGGCGGTAATGGCGATATGCTGCTCATCGATTTGTCGACAGGCGCAGATGACCCACCCGTCTATTCATGGGGGCATGAGACAGACGAATTTTTATTGCTCGGCAAAAGTTTTACAGAGTTCGTAGAGCGAGTCACGGAGCTCGGCTGTATTGGGGCAGAGTGCTGGAATTATGAAGCGCTTGCCGGGGTAGAAGGCCTCGATGTTGAGGGGCAAGTCGCACAAGAGTGGAAAGAATGGCTGCAAATCTATCGGACGCTAACCTTTGAAGAGGCCGCACAAGATTTCGAGAAGCTGGTCTTGTTTGCAAAAATGCATGGTGCAGGAGATTCACGTATCCAAGAGGCATTTGTTCAGTATGATTGGGAGCCGATTTTGCATAAATGGGTAGCACAAATCGAGCAGGAAACCTCATCAAGCAATTTGTTACTCTGGTGCCAGCTCATTGTCGAGACAGTAGGCAAGAAGGCAGGGAGCTGGGTACGTTCGCTCTGGGAGTCCGAGCCACATTATGAACGGATAGGCTCGAGTCTACGTGCCTATGTAGCGGCAGCTTGTTTGCCAGAAGAAGAGGGCTTGCAGCGAGTTTTGGCTGAAATGGACGAGGTCGTTGCCAGAAAAGAATGTCTGGTTGGCTATGCTGCCAACAGTCATTTGCATCACTTTCGCTCCCGTGAAGTCATTTTGTGGATGGAACCGCATGTGGCGTACCCGATCGAAGGCTGGGATGAGCTATTCGCGGTATCACGTCCACAATGGGATGATCTGATTCGCTGGCTGGACGGAAATGAAGCACAGCGGCAGATTGCGTTAAGTGCTTGGGGCAAAATGCTCGCAAGTGGTGAGTCCCCCTCCGGTGAAGCGAATTGGCAAGAAATCAATCGGTTGCTGGATGTAGCGTACGAAAAAGCCATTCTGCGCAAGGAAAAGGAGCGTGTAGATCGCATTCGCGCTTCCTTGGAAATAGCAAAGCATTAG
- a CDS encoding immunity 22 family protein — MRNVVTVWGTTLQSSDELADFLTPVYDENGDVIPSGFLTASGLEWIDEDFFEVHEVQDAEARADFFTYLENEYAMNATLNRKEWPKQLEEEIGKYPHVILLYGNESRYGPINEKLFDLTEGGQEKEAPVVLLAKLVFETEEQ; from the coding sequence ATGAGAAATGTGGTAACGGTATGGGGAACAACCTTGCAGTCTTCTGATGAACTAGCGGATTTTCTGACTCCGGTTTACGATGAAAACGGGGATGTGATACCGTCTGGCTTTTTAACAGCGTCGGGCCTTGAATGGATAGACGAGGACTTTTTTGAAGTGCATGAGGTACAGGATGCAGAGGCCAGAGCGGACTTCTTCACGTATTTGGAAAACGAATATGCGATGAATGCAACGCTCAATAGAAAAGAATGGCCCAAACAGTTAGAAGAGGAGATTGGCAAGTACCCACATGTGATTTTGCTGTACGGCAATGAATCGCGGTACGGTCCGATTAACGAAAAATTGTTCGATCTCACTGAGGGCGGGCAAGAAAAAGAGGCACCAGTGGTCCTGCTCGCCAAGCTAGTATTTGAGACAGAGGAGCAATAA
- a CDS encoding ankyrin repeat domain-containing protein, with the protein MMGETEMTYHFADLYDAAELGDLELVKKIVTQQPELLHEKDEYEFSVLHGAVMTDDVDLIAYLVAQGADVHAKNDEGITPLHIALYPEVAEALIAHGADIHASAHDGSTPLHTQVADGEERVDVVELLLAKGANPNQKDMEGQTPYDIARDREDEEMMALFE; encoded by the coding sequence ATGATGGGAGAGACAGAGATGACTTATCATTTCGCAGATTTATATGATGCAGCCGAACTGGGAGACCTTGAGCTCGTAAAAAAGATCGTCACGCAACAGCCGGAATTGCTGCATGAGAAGGATGAGTATGAGTTTTCCGTACTGCATGGAGCTGTGATGACAGACGATGTCGACCTTATTGCGTACTTGGTAGCACAGGGAGCAGATGTCCATGCGAAAAACGATGAGGGCATTACCCCGTTGCATATTGCACTCTATCCAGAGGTTGCAGAGGCGCTCATCGCGCACGGTGCAGACATACATGCCAGCGCTCATGATGGAAGTACCCCGCTGCACACACAGGTTGCGGATGGAGAGGAGCGTGTGGATGTGGTAGAGCTGCTCCTGGCTAAAGGTGCGAATCCTAACCAAAAGGATATGGAGGGGCAAACACCATACGATATAGCACGAGATCGAGAAGACGAAGAGATGATGGCTTTATTTGAATAG
- the sigK gene encoding RNA polymerase sporulation sigma factor SigK produces MSSIIAALSLVFKELLVFVAYVKNNAFPQPLQDTEEEKYLRLMAKGDPYARNKLIEHNLRLVAHIVKKFENTGEDSEDLISIGTIGLIKAIESYQVDKGTKLATYAARCIENEILMHLRSLKKTKKDVSLHDPIGTDKEGNEITLIDVLGTETDEVVDAVQLKLESNKIYQHIHILDEREKEVIIGRFGLDQDKEKTQREIARELGISRSYVSRIEKRALMKLFNEFYRTKQPQNR; encoded by the coding sequence ATGTCCAGCATTATCGCGGCGCTTTCCCTTGTTTTTAAAGAACTTCTTGTTTTTGTGGCTTATGTCAAGAACAATGCCTTCCCGCAACCGCTTCAGGACACCGAAGAAGAAAAGTACCTCCGACTCATGGCCAAAGGCGACCCTTACGCCCGCAACAAGTTGATTGAGCACAATTTGCGTTTGGTGGCGCATATTGTGAAGAAATTCGAGAACACGGGTGAGGACAGTGAAGATCTGATTTCCATCGGTACCATCGGCCTGATCAAAGCAATCGAGAGTTATCAGGTGGATAAGGGCACCAAGCTGGCTACGTATGCTGCGCGTTGTATTGAGAATGAAATCCTCATGCATCTAAGAAGCTTGAAAAAAACAAAAAAAGACGTATCCTTGCACGACCCAATCGGGACGGATAAAGAAGGCAATGAAATTACCTTAATCGACGTCCTTGGCACAGAAACCGACGAAGTGGTCGACGCAGTACAGCTCAAGCTGGAGTCCAATAAAATTTACCAGCACATTCACATCCTTGATGAGCGCGAAAAAGAGGTCATCATCGGCAGATTTGGGTTGGATCAGGACAAAGAAAAGACACAGCGCGAAATTGCACGTGAGCTGGGCATTTCTCGTTCGTATGTATCCCGTATCGAAAAGCGAGCGTTAATGAAGTTGTTTAATGAGTTTTATCGTACGAAACAGCCGCAGAATCGGTAG
- a CDS encoding GNAT family N-acetyltransferase — MSFEIIERPPTLEEFHQLCVSVGWEKMMNFKVIKDSLENSLYSVVVLSESKIIGMGRIIGDGYVYFYLQDIVVLPEFQKMGIGTMIMDNLMSYLKENAPDKAFIGLFSSNEGKILYEKYDFKQYPALTGMFRVAPI, encoded by the coding sequence ATGTCATTTGAGATTATAGAACGCCCCCCTACTCTTGAAGAGTTTCATCAATTGTGCGTTTCGGTTGGTTGGGAAAAGATGATGAATTTCAAAGTGATCAAAGACTCACTTGAAAATTCTTTGTATTCAGTTGTTGTTCTCTCCGAAAGTAAAATAATTGGTATGGGCCGAATTATCGGCGATGGGTACGTTTATTTTTACCTCCAAGATATTGTTGTACTTCCGGAGTTTCAAAAAATGGGGATAGGGACAATGATTATGGACAACCTTATGTCCTATCTAAAAGAGAATGCTCCCGATAAAGCTTTTATTGGTCTTTTTTCTTCTAACGAAGGTAAGATACTGTATGAGAAATACGACTTTAAACAGTACCCTGCTTTAACAGGAATGTTTCGTGTTGCGCCAATATAG